The following proteins are co-located in the Sphingobacteriaceae bacterium genome:
- a CDS encoding DUF3347 domain-containing protein: MKSISKILMAIMLLLSFNGCNAQIKNAKTETVKIYGNCGMCKKTIEKAGNLKKVASVDWNKDNKLAIITYDSKKTNQAEILKRIALVGYDSDSFLAPDNAYEKLPGCCHYERAKKAVVKTEEAKTKTDSTNQSSNTVVGEPQLVNQLTAVFDNYFLVKDALVQTNGEMAAEKSKALLIAIKAVKMEKLSTDVHIVWMKVLTNLQEDSEHIADTKDASHQRDHFMTLSKNIYELIKVSKYEQPIYYQFCPMANDGKGANWLSKENTVKNPYYGSQMLSCGKTVETIK; the protein is encoded by the coding sequence ATGAAATCAATATCAAAAATATTGATGGCAATCATGTTATTGCTGTCATTCAACGGGTGCAATGCACAAATTAAGAATGCCAAAACCGAAACCGTAAAAATATACGGCAATTGCGGTATGTGCAAAAAAACGATCGAAAAAGCAGGTAACCTCAAAAAAGTCGCCAGTGTAGATTGGAATAAAGACAATAAACTGGCCATAATTACCTATGATTCAAAAAAAACAAATCAAGCCGAAATTTTAAAGAGAATTGCATTAGTAGGTTATGATAGCGACAGCTTTTTAGCACCGGACAATGCCTATGAAAAATTACCGGGCTGTTGTCACTATGAAAGAGCAAAAAAAGCGGTAGTAAAAACTGAAGAAGCAAAAACGAAAACGGATAGCACCAACCAATCCTCTAATACAGTGGTAGGCGAACCGCAACTGGTTAATCAATTAACAGCTGTTTTTGACAATTATTTTTTAGTTAAAGATGCTTTAGTTCAAACCAACGGAGAAATGGCTGCTGAAAAATCAAAAGCCCTTTTAATCGCAATTAAAGCTGTAAAAATGGAAAAACTCTCAACAGATGTACATATTGTTTGGATGAAAGTATTAACCAATTTACAGGAAGATTCAGAACATATTGCCGATACCAAAGATGCCTCACATCAAAGAGACCATTTTATGACTTTATCAAAAAATATATACGAACTAATAAAAGTTTCAAAATATGAACAACCAATTTATTATCAATTTTGTCCAATGGCAAATGATGGTAAAGGTGCTAATTGGTTGAGCAAAGAAAACACAGTGAAGAATCCTTATTACGGATCACAAATGTTGAGTTGCGGTAAAACAGTTGAAACAATTAAATAA
- a CDS encoding Rieske (2Fe-2S) protein, which yields MDRKEFIKTCGFACLGMVGITSILESCVSTKLINTTSTNNLLTVARTEFIEVKKDKSKTRRHILVKTSELNFPIVVYRFSDSEFSALLLECSHQGSELNVNGDLLTCPAHGSEFSNKGEIIQGPADKILTSYIVSSDINNIYIHLA from the coding sequence ATGGACAGAAAAGAATTTATCAAAACATGCGGCTTCGCCTGTTTAGGTATGGTTGGTATTACCTCCATACTTGAATCATGTGTTTCAACCAAACTAATCAATACAACAAGCACGAATAATTTACTCACAGTTGCGAGAACTGAATTTATCGAAGTAAAAAAAGATAAATCGAAAACACGCAGGCATATTCTTGTAAAGACTTCCGAATTGAATTTTCCCATTGTGGTTTATCGATTTTCAGATTCCGAGTTTTCAGCTTTGCTTTTGGAATGTTCGCATCAAGGAAGCGAGTTGAATGTAAACGGTGATTTGTTGACTTGCCCTGCACATGGGAGTGAATTCAGTAATAAAGGAGAAATCATTCAAGGCCCAGCCGATAAAATACTTACATCTTATATAGTTTCCTCAGACATCAATAATATTTACATCCATCTAGCATGA
- a CDS encoding DUF998 domain-containing protein, with the protein MKTKIQEFFCKLKVVFGGKGQIQDPAEAREYEQLEKENKLVLSYLTVRKLIGILGFLLPFILLIGPFILSACCYIQPSISNYYHTIMRDVFVGYMCALSIFLLSYKGYDIVDRVLTFLAGTFGLMVALLPTTFKIPMLPCNIECSRFIPDLVGTIHLISAGLFLLSLAFMSLFLFTKGETTPTPQKLIRNKIYKAAGYIILICVGLLILYFALPDSITDPLIVLKPIFWLETIAVMAFGFSWLVKGGLFFADPE; encoded by the coding sequence ATGAAAACAAAAATTCAAGAATTCTTCTGCAAACTAAAAGTAGTTTTCGGAGGCAAAGGTCAAATTCAAGACCCCGCTGAAGCTCGTGAATACGAACAACTCGAAAAAGAAAACAAACTGGTGTTATCGTACCTTACGGTACGTAAACTCATTGGTATTTTAGGCTTTTTACTGCCTTTTATACTTCTGATTGGTCCGTTTATTCTTTCAGCATGTTGCTACATTCAGCCATCCATCAGCAATTATTATCACACCATCATGCGTGATGTCTTTGTGGGTTACATGTGTGCGCTTTCAATTTTCCTGCTCTCATATAAGGGTTATGATATTGTTGATCGTGTACTCACATTCCTTGCAGGTACTTTTGGTTTGATGGTGGCATTATTACCAACAACATTTAAAATACCGATGTTACCATGCAACATTGAATGTTCAAGATTCATTCCTGATTTAGTTGGAACAATTCATTTAATTTCGGCAGGTCTGTTTTTACTTTCCCTGGCATTTATGAGCTTGTTTCTTTTTACAAAAGGAGAAACTACGCCAACACCTCAAAAACTCATCAGGAACAAAATCTACAAAGCTGCCGGGTACATAATTCTTATCTGCGTTGGCTTACTGATTCTATATTTTGCCCTGCCTGATTCAATCACCGATCCTCTGATTGTTCTTAAGCCGATTTTCTGGTTAGAGACAATTGCAGTAATGGCTTTTGGTTTTTCATGGCTTGTAAAAGGTGGTTTATTCTTTGCAGACCCTGAATAG
- a CDS encoding type IV toxin-antitoxin system AbiEi family antitoxin → MHRENTVTYNYLEDFINKIRSKGRYSFTWSEAKNQFDISDKALNQALYRLKTKKMIAQIRKGFYAIITPEYSNRGMIPVNLFVDDLMKSLNKRYYVGLLSAAALHGASHQQPMEYFIVTEKPALRNIKNKKLKINFFVKKQWSDEDIIQKKTDAGYINVSTPELTALDLFYYMDSFGINRIVTIIQELMEEIKISTLTKTAKNYPQVSAIQRLGFLLDKELHNEKLAEPLLKIVTERKHQLVPLALNKTKEGVVDDKWKVIQNIQIESDL, encoded by the coding sequence ATGCACAGGGAAAACACCGTTACTTATAACTACTTAGAGGATTTTATAAATAAAATTCGCTCTAAGGGTAGATATTCCTTTACTTGGTCCGAAGCAAAAAATCAATTCGATATTTCTGATAAAGCATTAAATCAAGCATTGTATCGCTTGAAAACAAAAAAAATGATTGCACAAATCCGAAAAGGATTTTACGCCATTATTACTCCTGAATATTCCAATCGTGGAATGATACCGGTTAATTTGTTTGTTGACGATTTAATGAAATCACTGAACAAAAGATATTATGTCGGATTGCTTTCTGCAGCGGCATTGCATGGCGCTTCTCATCAGCAGCCAATGGAATATTTTATTGTTACAGAAAAACCGGCATTGCGTAACATCAAAAACAAAAAACTTAAAATTAACTTCTTCGTCAAAAAACAGTGGTCGGATGAAGATATCATTCAGAAAAAAACGGATGCCGGATACATTAATGTTTCGACACCTGAATTAACAGCATTGGATTTGTTTTACTACATGGATAGTTTTGGTATCAACAGGATTGTTACCATAATACAAGAACTGATGGAGGAAATAAAAATTTCCACCCTTACAAAAACCGCAAAAAACTATCCTCAGGTTTCAGCAATACAACGCCTGGGCTTTTTACTCGATAAAGAATTGCATAACGAAAAACTGGCGGAGCCATTATTAAAAATAGTTACTGAAAGAAAACATCAGTTGGTTCCATTGGCTTTAAATAAAACAAAAGAAGGTGTAGTTGATGACAAGTGGAAAGTAATTCAGAATATACAAATTGAAAGCGATTTATGA
- a CDS encoding heavy metal translocating P-type ATPase translates to MKHTYQITGMTCSGCRNHVQKILSKVQGVIKVEVNLEEKTASIEMEKHISIEIFKTALLEDGGRYDIGMVNEKMEERLKTKRPSKLNQDGKYYCPMHCEGDKMYDKKGDCPKCGMDLVQQAKNSQSIKYTCPMHPEIVEDKPGNCPKCGMDLVPMAPVDEENKTYLTLLKKFKIAVVFTLPILILVMGEMIPHNPFTKYLSVDFKNWLQFFLSLPVVFYACWMFFQRAWVSFKTWNLNMFSLIGVGAGAAFIFSIVALVFPSIFPDQFKNHDGSVYLYFEAVTVILTLVLLGQLLEARAHSQTSGAIKELLKLAPTQAILVENGIEKTISIHDIKVGDLLRVKPGDKIPVDGSITEGNSNIDESMITGEPIPVEKNVNDKVNSGTINGNKSFVMKAEKVGDETLLAQIIKMVNDASRSKAPIQKLADTISKYFVPTVIIISVITFLVWKFFGPEPSYVYAFVNALAVLIIACPCALGLATPMSVMVGVGKGAQNGVLIKNAEALEKMNKINVLITDKTGTITEGKPSLEKIYSFQEYTEKELLLLAASINSQSEHPLAAAIVNKAKSEAMSLKPISKFEAVLGKGVIGIVDNKNIIIGNDKLLFNNNITISENQKMQIVAEQKKGKTVSYFAIDGKLEGFLVISDAIKISSKDAIQKLMNEGVEVIMLTGDNQNTAKAVASELNLTHFKAECLPQDKLEEIKKLQAQGKIVAMAGDGINDAPALAQADIGIAMGTGTDVAIESAKITLLKGDLQGIVKAKALSHKVMRNIKQNLLFAFGYNILGIPIAAGVLFPFFGLLLSPMIAAAAMSFSSVSVIINSLRLKKIKI, encoded by the coding sequence ATGAAACACACATATCAAATCACAGGAATGACTTGCTCTGGTTGTCGTAATCATGTTCAGAAAATTCTAAGCAAAGTGCAAGGCGTGATTAAAGTTGAAGTAAACCTTGAAGAAAAAACGGCCTCTATTGAAATGGAAAAGCACATTTCAATAGAAATATTCAAAACTGCTTTATTAGAAGATGGTGGTAGGTATGATATTGGAATGGTCAATGAAAAAATGGAAGAAAGATTAAAAACTAAGCGTCCTTCAAAGTTAAATCAAGATGGAAAATATTATTGTCCAATGCATTGTGAAGGTGATAAAATGTACGATAAAAAGGGAGACTGTCCGAAATGCGGAATGGATCTGGTACAACAAGCAAAAAATTCTCAAAGCATAAAATATACATGTCCGATGCACCCCGAAATTGTAGAAGATAAACCGGGTAATTGTCCCAAATGTGGAATGGATTTAGTCCCCATGGCACCAGTTGATGAAGAAAATAAAACTTATCTGACGCTTTTGAAAAAATTTAAAATTGCTGTTGTATTTACTTTACCAATTTTGATTTTAGTAATGGGCGAAATGATACCTCACAATCCATTTACAAAGTATCTAAGTGTTGATTTTAAAAACTGGCTGCAATTCTTTTTATCGTTGCCGGTCGTTTTTTATGCTTGTTGGATGTTTTTTCAAAGAGCATGGGTATCTTTCAAAACATGGAATTTAAATATGTTTAGTTTAATAGGTGTTGGAGCAGGTGCAGCATTTATTTTTAGTATTGTTGCTCTGGTTTTCCCTTCAATTTTCCCTGACCAATTTAAAAATCATGATGGCAGTGTTTACCTTTATTTTGAAGCAGTAACTGTAATTCTCACCTTAGTATTGCTAGGACAATTATTAGAAGCAAGAGCCCACAGTCAAACCAGTGGCGCAATAAAGGAACTTTTAAAGCTAGCCCCTACGCAAGCTATATTAGTAGAAAATGGAATCGAAAAAACAATTTCTATTCACGATATAAAAGTAGGCGACTTATTACGAGTTAAGCCTGGTGATAAAATTCCTGTTGATGGAAGTATTACAGAGGGAAATAGTAATATTGACGAAAGTATGATAACAGGGGAACCTATTCCGGTAGAAAAGAATGTAAATGATAAAGTAAACTCAGGTACTATAAACGGAAATAAATCTTTTGTAATGAAAGCAGAAAAAGTAGGTGATGAAACACTGCTTGCTCAAATAATAAAAATGGTGAATGATGCCAGCCGTAGCAAAGCACCCATTCAAAAATTGGCTGATACTATTTCCAAATATTTTGTGCCAACTGTTATTATTATTTCCGTAATTACCTTTTTAGTTTGGAAATTCTTTGGTCCCGAACCTTCTTATGTTTATGCATTCGTAAATGCTTTAGCTGTATTAATAATTGCTTGTCCTTGTGCTTTAGGATTGGCTACACCCATGAGCGTTATGGTTGGTGTTGGTAAAGGCGCTCAAAATGGAGTGCTTATAAAAAATGCAGAGGCCTTAGAAAAAATGAATAAAATAAACGTATTAATAACTGATAAAACAGGTACTATTACCGAAGGAAAACCATCTCTCGAAAAAATTTATTCTTTTCAAGAATATACTGAAAAAGAACTATTGCTTTTAGCCGCCTCTATCAATTCGCAAAGCGAACATCCTTTGGCAGCCGCAATCGTGAATAAAGCAAAAAGCGAGGCTATGTCCTTAAAACCAATTTCTAAATTTGAAGCTGTTTTAGGAAAAGGCGTTATTGGAATAGTCGATAACAAAAATATCATTATTGGAAATGATAAACTTTTGTTTAATAACAACATTACGATTTCTGAAAACCAAAAAATGCAAATAGTTGCTGAACAGAAAAAAGGTAAAACTGTTTCCTATTTTGCAATTGACGGTAAACTCGAAGGTTTTCTTGTAATCTCTGATGCCATCAAAATAAGCAGCAAAGACGCTATTCAAAAACTAATGAATGAAGGTGTAGAAGTAATCATGCTCACAGGCGATAATCAAAATACTGCAAAAGCTGTGGCAAGTGAATTAAACCTTACCCATTTCAAAGCTGAATGTTTGCCTCAAGATAAATTAGAAGAAATAAAAAAACTTCAAGCTCAGGGCAAAATTGTTGCTATGGCAGGAGATGGAATTAATGATGCACCAGCATTAGCACAAGCCGACATTGGTATAGCTATGGGAACGGGAACAGACGTAGCTATTGAAAGTGCAAAAATAACATTGCTTAAAGGCGATTTACAAGGTATTGTAAAGGCGAAAGCATTAAGTCATAAAGTAATGCGAAATATTAAGCAAAATTTATTGTTTGCATTTGGATATAATATTTTAGGAATACCTATTGCTGCAGGTGTTCTCTTTCCATTTTTTGGACTACTACTTTCTCCAATGATAGCAGCAGCAGCCATGAGCTTTAGTTCGGTATCTGTTATTATTAATTCACTTCGACTGAAAAAAATAAAAATATAA
- a CDS encoding multicopper oxidase domain-containing protein → MNIQKTLNKITLLVVIVLFTTNLIRAQKVVHYDLYVKDTIVKFAGKEKRAIAVNGQIPMPTLTFTEGDTAEIYVHNELNEETALHWHGLFLPNKEDGVPNLTQMPIKPHTTHIYRFPIIQSGTHWYHSHFGLQEQIGMYGNFIMYKKPDDPTFRKGIDDIPSVPIVLSEWTNLKPENVHRMLHNASDWFAIKKGTTQSYAEAIKAGHFKTKLTNEWKRMLAMDVSDVYYDKFLINGKNESQLSQFKAGDKVRLRISNGGASTYFWLTYAGGKITVIANDGNDVEPVEVDRLIIGVSETYDIIVTIPTENTAYEFLATSEDRIKSTSLYLGSGVKQLASPLPKLKYFEGMKMMNGMMKMNGDLDDMGMSMSLNQMDMNVVMYPEITGELKKKERGMKDMKMTEDDYRSNKLSNIVTLNYAMLIAPNPTTLPPDTAVKELRFELTGNMNRYVWSLDNKVISETDKILIKKGENVRLILYNGSMMRHPMHLHGHDFRLLNGQGVYAPLKNVVDIMPMETDTLEFNANTEGDWFFHCHILYHMMSGMGRVFSYKNQAPNPEIPNPKLAYRRLKADDRRFHFMAENDFASNGNDGMAMLQNTRWSIGSEWRLGYNDMMGYETETHIGRYIGKMQWFMPFVGFDWRYRKFGIDEQETNLFGQSNTKDIRNLASVGFNYTLPLLVVFQAEVFHNGDVRLQLMREDIPISKRLRAGFMINTDKEYMVDLRYIINKNIGIRTHYDSDMGFGAGLTLNY, encoded by the coding sequence ATGAATATTCAAAAAACGCTAAATAAAATAACATTGCTGGTAGTAATTGTTCTATTCACAACCAATTTAATTCGTGCCCAAAAAGTAGTACACTACGACCTCTATGTAAAAGACACAATTGTAAAATTTGCAGGAAAAGAGAAACGAGCCATAGCAGTAAATGGTCAAATCCCTATGCCCACTCTTACCTTCACTGAGGGTGATACTGCGGAAATATATGTGCACAACGAATTAAACGAAGAAACAGCTTTACATTGGCATGGATTATTTTTACCCAACAAAGAAGATGGAGTTCCCAATCTTACACAAATGCCAATAAAACCACATACCACACATATTTATCGTTTTCCAATAATTCAAAGCGGTACCCATTGGTATCATTCACATTTTGGCTTACAAGAGCAAATCGGCATGTATGGTAATTTTATTATGTACAAGAAACCAGATGACCCAACTTTCAGAAAAGGCATAGATGATATTCCAAGCGTTCCTATCGTTTTAAGTGAATGGACCAACTTAAAACCCGAAAACGTACATCGGATGTTACATAATGCTTCCGATTGGTTTGCAATAAAAAAAGGAACAACACAAAGTTATGCTGAAGCAATAAAAGCGGGGCATTTCAAAACCAAACTTACCAATGAATGGAAACGAATGTTGGCAATGGATGTAAGTGACGTATATTATGATAAATTTCTTATTAACGGAAAAAATGAAAGCCAACTTTCACAATTCAAAGCAGGCGACAAAGTTCGTTTACGTATTTCAAACGGTGGCGCATCTACATACTTTTGGCTTACTTATGCAGGTGGCAAAATAACCGTTATTGCAAACGATGGCAACGATGTTGAGCCGGTAGAAGTAGATAGATTGATAATTGGCGTTTCTGAAACCTATGACATTATTGTAACTATTCCGACTGAAAATACAGCTTATGAATTTTTGGCAACTTCCGAAGATCGTATTAAATCCACTTCCCTTTATTTAGGTAGTGGAGTTAAACAATTAGCAAGTCCACTACCAAAGTTAAAATACTTTGAAGGAATGAAAATGATGAATGGCATGATGAAAATGAATGGCGATTTAGACGATATGGGAATGAGCATGAGTCTTAATCAAATGGATATGAACGTAGTTATGTATCCTGAAATTACAGGCGAGTTAAAAAAGAAAGAAAGAGGAATGAAAGACATGAAAATGACCGAAGATGATTATAGGAGCAATAAACTTTCAAACATAGTTACATTAAATTATGCAATGCTAATAGCTCCAAATCCAACAACACTTCCGCCAGACACTGCGGTCAAAGAATTGCGTTTTGAATTAACAGGAAACATGAATCGCTATGTATGGAGTTTAGATAATAAAGTAATTTCTGAAACCGATAAAATACTTATCAAAAAAGGAGAAAACGTACGTCTTATTTTATACAACGGTTCAATGATGCGTCACCCAATGCACCTGCACGGTCACGATTTTAGATTACTAAATGGGCAAGGTGTATATGCTCCATTAAAAAATGTTGTTGATATTATGCCAATGGAAACCGACACATTAGAATTTAATGCTAATACTGAAGGAGATTGGTTTTTCCATTGTCACATTCTTTACCACATGATGAGTGGCATGGGAAGAGTTTTTAGTTATAAAAATCAAGCGCCCAACCCTGAAATACCCAACCCAAAATTGGCTTATAGACGACTTAAAGCTGACGACCGCAGATTTCATTTTATGGCAGAAAATGATTTTGCTTCTAACGGAAATGATGGTATGGCCATGTTGCAAAATACACGGTGGAGTATTGGTTCCGAATGGCGATTGGGTTATAACGATATGATGGGTTATGAAACTGAAACACATATTGGTCGATACATTGGGAAAATGCAATGGTTTATGCCTTTTGTAGGTTTTGATTGGCGCTATAGAAAATTTGGAATAGACGAACAAGAAACTAATTTATTTGGGCAAAGCAACACAAAAGACATTCGTAATCTCGCAAGTGTAGGTTTTAACTATACCTTACCATTGTTGGTAGTTTTTCAAGCTGAAGTTTTTCACAATGGAGATGTGCGATTACAATTAATGCGTGAAGATATACCAATTTCAAAACGCTTACGTGCTGGCTTTATGATTAACACAGACAAAGAATATATGGTAGATTTGCGCTACATTATAAACAAGAATATAGGCATTAGAACACATTATGATAGCGATATGGGTTTTGGAGCAGGACTAACTTTGAATTATTAA
- a CDS encoding helix-turn-helix transcriptional regulator — MKLYIKNMVCSRCKMVVKSELEKLGLHPISVELGEIEITESNIDKLKNELAQNFILLGFELIDDKRSRIIEKIKTLIVDLVHNKNNNIKINLSDYLTQHITQDYNTISNLFSEVEGITIEKYFINQKIEKVKELLVYDELTLSEISYRLNYSSIAHLSNQFKKTTGYTPSYFKKLKHKKRKQIDDL, encoded by the coding sequence ATGAAGCTATACATCAAAAATATGGTATGTAGCCGCTGCAAGATGGTGGTGAAGTCCGAGTTAGAAAAACTTGGACTTCATCCTATTTCTGTTGAGCTTGGCGAAATTGAAATCACCGAATCTAATATTGATAAATTAAAAAATGAACTGGCACAAAATTTTATCTTATTGGGCTTTGAATTAATCGATGATAAGCGAAGTAGAATAATTGAAAAGATAAAAACATTGATTGTAGATCTAGTACATAACAAAAACAACAATATCAAAATCAATCTTTCCGACTACCTTACTCAGCATATCACACAAGATTATAATACAATTAGCAACCTTTTTTCCGAAGTAGAAGGTATAACCATCGAAAAATATTTTATCAATCAAAAAATAGAGAAAGTAAAAGAATTGCTGGTATATGATGAACTTACGTTGAGCGAAATATCATACCGGCTTAATTATAGCAGTATCGCTCATTTAAGTAACCAATTTAAGAAAACTACAGGATATACTCCTTCTTACTTTAAAAAATTAAAACATAAAAAACGTAAGCAAATTGACGATTTATAA
- a CDS encoding helix-turn-helix domain-containing protein: protein MEAVILSKEQFTELKGSIDEIKNKIENQNKKPHEVFIDNQEFLLMMKISKRTAQTWRDEGKVSFSQVGNKIYYKLSDVETLLNQHLVRAFKK, encoded by the coding sequence ATGGAAGCAGTAATCTTAAGCAAAGAGCAATTCACCGAATTGAAAGGTTCAATCGATGAAATCAAAAACAAAATCGAAAACCAAAACAAAAAACCACATGAAGTTTTTATCGATAATCAAGAGTTCCTCTTGATGATGAAAATTTCAAAACGCACAGCTCAGACCTGGCGCGATGAAGGAAAAGTTTCTTTCTCTCAGGTAGGAAACAAAATCTACTACAAACTTTCAGATGTAGAAACTTTATTAAATCAGCATTTAGTTAGAGCATTTAAAAAGTAA
- a CDS encoding nucleotidyl transferase AbiEii/AbiGii toxin family protein yields MIPRRYIEEWKEFAPWPDDSQVEQDLVIERALADLFSDDMIRKNLAFRGGTALHKLFLKPQVRYSEDIDLVQITAEPIGPILKKIRERLSFLGQKRTVKPKKFNNTIVYTFDTEIEPVVKMKLKIEINCIEHFTVLGYQDIQHVVKNSWFESSNTIVSYQLEELLGTKLRALYQRRKGRDLFDLYWAYQNAKIDTDKLITCYNEYMKKSVPQPPTQKEFLLNMEEKMQDKEFTNDIHVILRPGVEYDNQKAYEFIKTELIEKI; encoded by the coding sequence ATGATACCAAGACGATATATAGAAGAGTGGAAAGAATTTGCGCCATGGCCTGATGATTCACAAGTTGAACAAGACTTGGTAATTGAACGGGCATTAGCAGATTTATTTTCGGATGATATGATTCGGAAAAATCTTGCGTTCAGAGGAGGAACAGCATTACATAAACTATTCTTAAAACCGCAGGTAAGATATTCTGAGGATATTGACCTTGTTCAAATAACAGCTGAACCAATTGGTCCGATATTAAAAAAAATTCGAGAACGTTTAAGTTTCCTTGGTCAAAAAAGAACAGTAAAGCCCAAGAAATTTAACAACACCATCGTTTACACATTCGATACGGAAATTGAACCGGTGGTAAAAATGAAACTGAAAATTGAAATTAATTGTATAGAACATTTTACAGTATTAGGATATCAGGATATTCAGCACGTTGTTAAAAATTCTTGGTTTGAAAGTAGCAACACCATTGTTTCATATCAATTAGAAGAATTATTAGGTACAAAACTGAGAGCATTGTATCAAAGGAGAAAAGGACGTGATTTATTTGATTTGTATTGGGCATATCAAAACGCAAAAATAGATACTGATAAATTAATTACTTGTTACAACGAGTATATGAAAAAATCTGTCCCGCAACCGCCAACGCAAAAAGAATTTTTATTGAACATGGAAGAAAAAATGCAGGACAAAGAGTTTACAAATGATATTCATGTAATCCTTCGCCCAGGTGTAGAGTATGATAACCAAAAAGCCTACGAGTTTATTAAAACAGAATTGATAGAAAAGATTTAA
- a CDS encoding thiol oxidoreductase encodes MKKTQLVISVAITLVICLVACQKMLPPLPADEDVLDGPIAGLSTQENQQFLAGDVAFSEVFTKENGLGPYFVASSCMSCHAGDGKGHPSTTLTRFGQSDTIGNFFMQYGAPQLQNRAIPGYNPEIIPSGAASAKFTPPSNTGLGFLAALTDAQILANADPFDSDGDGISGVPNYINPPSYFIPQSFHQSFAGKYIGRFGKKAAAIDLLHQTVNAYNQDMGITTIYAPYEPGMNGLTFPYPDDVPDPEVSSNTVLNIVFYLRTLKAPVQRNQHDADVITGKQIFSTIKCASCHTPEWTTGASDISALSYKTFYPYSDLLLHDMGSGLDDGYTEGTAKTYEWRTPPLWGLGLAKNSQGRQYFLMHDGRATSIEQAILLHGGEAAISNNLYQALSVSDKQKLIKFLESL; translated from the coding sequence ATGAAAAAGACACAATTAGTTATTTCAGTAGCAATTACACTAGTAATATGCCTTGTTGCATGCCAAAAGATGCTACCACCTTTACCCGCTGATGAAGATGTTCTTGATGGTCCAATTGCGGGATTAAGCACTCAGGAAAACCAACAATTCTTAGCGGGAGATGTAGCATTTAGTGAGGTGTTCACAAAGGAAAACGGTCTTGGTCCATATTTCGTTGCTTCATCATGTATGAGCTGTCATGCAGGTGATGGTAAAGGACATCCATCCACAACGCTTACGAGATTTGGTCAATCAGATACCATTGGTAATTTTTTTATGCAATACGGAGCACCGCAATTACAGAATAGAGCAATACCAGGTTATAACCCTGAAATCATTCCTTCCGGAGCAGCTTCGGCAAAATTCACCCCTCCATCAAATACTGGTCTAGGATTCCTTGCTGCATTAACTGATGCTCAAATTCTAGCCAACGCTGATCCTTTCGATTCCGATGGGGATGGAATTTCTGGTGTGCCCAATTACATTAATCCACCTTCCTATTTTATTCCGCAATCATTTCATCAATCATTTGCGGGAAAATACATTGGTCGTTTTGGAAAAAAGGCGGCAGCTATAGACCTATTGCACCAAACCGTAAATGCATACAATCAGGATATGGGTATTACCACAATATACGCACCATATGAACCGGGAATGAATGGTCTTACATTTCCTTATCCAGATGATGTTCCTGATCCGGAAGTTTCAAGTAACACGGTACTTAATATTGTTTTCTATTTGCGCACGCTTAAAGCACCTGTTCAAAGAAATCAACATGATGCGGATGTAATTACTGGTAAACAAATTTTCTCAACTATAAAATGTGCAAGTTGCCATACCCCCGAATGGACGACTGGAGCAAGCGATATTTCTGCACTTTCTTATAAAACATTTTATCCATATTCCGATTTACTCCTTCACGATATGGGAAGCGGATTAGATGATGGTTACACAGAAGGAACAGCAAAAACATATGAATGGAGAACACCTCCGCTTTGGGGTTTGGGGCTTGCCAAAAATTCGCAAGGCAGGCAATATTTTTTGATGCATGATGGAAGAGCCACAAGTATCGAGCAAGCTATTTTACTGCATGGTGGAGAAGCAGCGATTAGCAATAATTTGTATCAAGCTTTAAGTGTATCCGACAAACAAAAATTAATTAAGTTTTTAGAAAGTTTGTAA